A single window of Exopalaemon carinicauda mitochondrion, complete genome DNA harbors:
- the COX2 gene encoding cytochrome c oxidase subunit II (TAA stop codon is completed by the addition of 3' A residues to the mRNA) — MATWSALNFQDAASPLMEQLIFFHDHAMLVLILITTLVSFMLSSLFFNSLTNRFLLEHQTIETIWTILPAVILIFIALPSLRLLYLLDEVNNPNVTLKVIGHQWYWSYEYSDFPQVEFDSYMVPEAEADNSNFRLLDVDNRTILPMNTQIRVLITAADVIHSWTVPSLGVKVDAIPGRLNQLSFQINRPGLFYGQCSEICGANHSFMPIVVEGVSVKSFLNWIYEHKED, encoded by the coding sequence ATGGCAACCTGATCTGCTCTAAACTTCCAAGACGCCGCTTCACCTCTCATAGAACAACTAATTTTTTTCCACGACCACGCTATACTAGTTTTAATCTTAATCACCACTTTAGTAAGATTCATACTTTCCTCTTTATTTTTTAATTCGCTCACAAATCGATTCCTACTAGAACACCAAACCATTGAAACCATCTGAACGATCCTCCCAGCAGTTATTTTAATTTTTATTGCCCTTCCCTCACTTCGCCTTCTTTATTTACTCGACGAAGTTAATAACCCTAACGTTACACTAAAAGTCATTGGCCACCAATGATATTGAAGGTACGAGTACTCAGACTTTCCTCAGGTAGAATTTGACTCCTATATAGTCCCAGAGGCAGAGGCTGATAACTCTAACTTTCGACTATTAGATGTGGATAATCGAACAATCTTACCCATAAACACTCAAATCCGAGTTCTAATCACCGCAGCAGATGTCATCCACTCTTGAACAGTCCCTTCTTTAGGGGTCAAAGTAGATGCCATCCCAGGACGACTAAACCAGCTTAGGTTCCAAATCAACCGGCCTGGACTATTTTATGGCCAATGTTCTGAGATCTGTGGAGCTAACCATAGATTCATACCGATTGTAGTAGAAGGAGTTTCAGTTAAATCTTTCTTAAACTGAATCTATGAACACAAAGAAGACT
- the ATP8 gene encoding ATP synthase F0 subunit 8: MPQMAPLLWLNLYAFFTAIFALIIILNFYTKLPIKIKTSTVKAVQTPQPWKW, from the coding sequence ATTCCACAAATAGCCCCCTTGCTATGACTTAACCTCTACGCATTTTTTACAGCCATCTTCGCCCTAATCATTATTTTAAATTTTTATACTAAGCTTCCCATTAAGATCAAAACTTCTACCGTAAAAGCAGTCCAAACCCCACAACCTTGAAAATGATAA
- the ATP6 gene encoding ATP synthase F0 subunit 6 codes for MMTNLFSSFDPLSSLANLPLNWASTALALLFMPYLYWAMPSRASLAWSSLTLTLHKELKILLGPANPGGTLVFVSLFSLIMFNNFLGLIPYIFTSTSHLVMTLSLALPLWLTSMVFGWLNHTKHMFAHLVPSGTPMPLTPLMVLIETVSNIIRPGTLAVRLAANMIAGHLLLTLLGNTGPAWSKTLLPILLFSQLLLLILESAVAIIQSYVFAALTTLYTSEVN; via the coding sequence ATGATAACAAACCTTTTTTCTAGTTTCGACCCCCTTTCCAGGTTAGCTAACCTACCCCTAAATTGAGCTTCAACAGCATTAGCACTCTTATTTATACCCTATCTTTACTGAGCCATGCCTTCGCGAGCTTCACTTGCATGGTCCTCTCTCACGCTAACACTACATAAGGAGCTAAAAATCCTTTTAGGGCCAGCCAACCCCGGAGGCACCCTTGTCTTCGTCTCACTATTTAGACTTATTATGTTTAACAATTTCTTGGGCTTAATTCCCTATATTTTTACAAGAACTAGACACTTAGTAATAACCCTCTCTCTTGCCCTTCCTCTTTGACTAACTTCAATAGTTTTCGGCTGATTAAATCACACGAAACATATGTTTGCACATCTAGTTCCCTCAGGAACACCCATACCCCTAACCCCTCTAATGGTTTTAATTGAAACTGTAAGAAATATCATTCGCCCAGGAACTTTAGCGGTTCGACTCGCTGCTAATATAATTGCCGGCCACCTTTTACTAACCCTGCTCGGGAATACAGGACCAGCGTGATCTAAAACCCTACTACCTATTCTCTTATTCTCCCAACTTCTCTTACTAATTCTAGAATCAGCTGTTGCTATTATTCAATCTTATGTATTCGCAGCTCTAACAACCCTGTATACGAGGGAAGTTAACTAA
- the COX3 gene encoding cytochrome c oxidase subunit III, translated as MQKHGFPAYHLVDVSPWPLTGSISAMMLTTGLVKWFHQFNPDLLILGLLTTLLTMVQWWRDITREATYQGQHTAKVVNGLRWGMMLFITSEVLFFFSFFWAFFHSSLSPTIELGICWPPAGIQSFNPFQIPLLNTAILLASGATVTWTHHALISSNFSQAIQSLALTVSLGVYFTALQTLEYYEAPFTIADSVYGSTFFVATGFHGLHVIIGSGFLMVTLYRLYMCHFSANHHFGFEAAAWYWHFVDVVWLFLYISIYWWGG; from the coding sequence ATGCAAAAACACGGGTTCCCTGCATATCATTTAGTAGACGTCAGGCCCTGACCGCTCACAGGATCAATCAGAGCTATAATATTAACTACAGGCTTAGTAAAATGATTCCATCAATTTAATCCAGATCTTTTGATCCTAGGCTTACTCACTACCCTATTGACCATAGTTCAGTGATGGCGAGATATCACACGAGAAGCAACTTACCAAGGTCAACACACTGCTAAAGTAGTCAACGGACTTCGCTGAGGGATAATACTATTCATTACATCAGAAGTCTTATTTTTCTTCAGTTTCTTCTGAGCTTTCTTCCATAGAAGACTGTCCCCCACCATTGAATTAGGAATTTGCTGGCCTCCAGCTGGGATCCAATCTTTTAATCCATTTCAAATTCCACTTCTGAATACCGCCATTCTCTTAGCCTCAGGGGCGACAGTAACCTGAACTCACCATGCCCTAATCAGATCTAACTTTTCACAAGCAATTCAAAGGCTTGCCTTAACAGTTTCTTTAGGGGTTTACTTTACAGCCCTTCAAACCCTCGAATATTATGAGGCCCCCTTCACCATTGCAGACTCAGTTTACGGATCTACCTTTTTTGTAGCTACTGGATTCCACGGACTTCACGTTATCATCGGGTCTGGCTTCCTGATAGTGACCCTATATCGCCTATACATGTGCCACTTTTCAGCCAACCACCACTTTGGATTCGAAGCTGCTGCCTGGTATTGACACTTTGTCGACGTAGTTTGACTCTTCCTTTATATTTCGATTTACTGATGAGGAGGATAA
- the ND3 gene encoding NADH dehydrogenase subunit 3 has protein sequence MLIILTMVLFALALSTIVMFISSLLSKKTIIDREKSSPFECGFDPKGSARLPFSLRFFLIAIIFLIFDVEITLLLPLVVVTKLTFIKTWVITGTFFLLILLAGLYHEWNQGALDWSS, from the coding sequence ATTCTAATTATCTTGACTATAGTCTTATTTGCCCTTGCTTTAAGAACAATTGTAATATTTATCTCCTCACTTTTATCAAAAAAAACTATTATCGACCGAGAAAAGAGATCACCATTCGAGTGCGGATTTGACCCTAAAGGATCTGCCCGACTCCCATTCTCTCTGCGATTCTTCCTCATTGCTATTATCTTCCTTATCTTTGATGTAGAAATCACGCTCCTATTACCCTTAGTAGTTGTCACCAAACTAACATTTATTAAGACCTGGGTAATCACTGGAACTTTTTTCCTCCTGATCCTTCTAGCAGGCCTCTATCACGAGTGGAATCAAGGAGCCCTTGACTGATCTTCTTAA
- the ND5 gene encoding NADH dehydrogenase subunit 5, translating to MAESSMVFLLGVAVWGIWSSLGLLKSGCSYFMEWELVSLNGVSIEVSLIFDWMSLMFLSFVCLISSMVLYYSGGYMSGDSNMNRFLYIVLGFVASMLMLILSPNLVSILLGWDGLGLVSYALVIYYQNEKSAAAGMLTALSNRVGDVAILLGIAFMVDLGGWNFLFYVGGSPLENSLVLWLVVIAAMTKSAQIPFSAWLPAAMAAPTPVSALVHSSTLVTAGVYLLIRFSPSLTGTLISDILLLIGCTTMFMAGLGANFETDLKKIIALSTLSQLGVMVSILSLGGAMLAFFHLLTHALFKALLFMCAGSIIHNVGGTQDIRNMGNLVGSLPLSVMCINLANLSLCGIPFLAGFYSKDLILEVAFMGPLNVICLLMYWLATGLTVCYSFRLVYYSLSGSWNLSCCTCVSDEDTLMSTPMSVLSLGAVMSGAALSWLIFPACYMICLTPVFKLSVLFVTLVGGTIGYVLNLVSESCNLKSLGSYHKTVFFGSMWFLPFLSTLGVVPGGLSLGGLFHQISDSGWSEYHGGQGIYFNLSGLSQVLQVIQENSIKIYLLVMLVWMVGLSLMI from the coding sequence ATAGCTGAGAGAAGAATAGTTTTTCTTTTAGGAGTGGCAGTTTGGGGGATTTGATCTTCGCTGGGGCTTTTGAAGTCTGGTTGTAGTTATTTTATAGAGTGGGAGTTGGTTAGTTTAAACGGGGTGAGAATTGAAGTGTCTTTAATTTTTGATTGAATATCTCTGATGTTTTTATCTTTTGTCTGCTTAATTTCTTCTATAGTATTATATTATAGGGGGGGTTATATGAGGGGGGATAGAAATATGAACCGGTTTTTATACATTGTGCTTGGCTTTGTAGCGTCGATGCTGATGTTAATTTTAAGGCCTAATTTAGTGAGGATTTTGTTGGGGTGAGACGGTCTTGGTTTGGTGTCTTATGCCCTAGTAATTTATTACCAGAACGAGAAGTCAGCCGCTGCCGGGATGTTAACGGCGCTATCTAACCGGGTGGGAGATGTTGCTATTTTGTTGGGTATTGCTTTTATGGTGGACTTGGGGGGTTGAAATTTCCTCTTTTATGTTGGGGGAAGACCTTTAGAAAATAGTTTGGTGCTTTGGTTGGTTGTTATTGCTGCGATAACTAAAAGAGCTCAGATTCCATTCTCAGCTTGGCTACCAGCTGCAATGGCAGCTCCTACGCCTGTATCAGCTTTAGTGCATTCTTCTACTTTAGTAACGGCGGGGGTATATTTATTGATTCGGTTTAGGCCTAGATTAACTGGCACTTTGATTAGAGACATTTTATTGTTAATTGGTTGCACTACGATGTTCATGGCTGGCTTGGGTGCTAATTTTGAGACGGATTTAAAGAAAATTATTGCCTTGTCTACTTTAAGGCAATTGGGGGTAATAGTAAGAATTCTTAGTTTAGGTGGTGCTATGTTAGCTTTTTTTCATTTATTGACGCATGCTTTGTTCAAGGCTCTCTTATTCATGTGTGCTGGTTCTATCATTCATAACGTTGGGGGTACTCAAGATATTCGAAATATGGGGAATCTGGTTGGCAGTCTTCCTTTGAGAGTTATGTGTATCAACTTAGCCAATTTATCTTTGTGCGGGATTCCTTTTTTAGCTGGATTTTACTCTAAAGACTTGATTTTAGAAGTGGCATTCATGGGGCCATTAAATGTAATTTGTTTGTTAATATATTGACTGGCAACGGGCTTGACAGTATGCTATAGGTTCCGACTTGTTTATTACAGTTTGAGTGGCTCTTGGAATTTGAGTTGCTGTACTTGCGTAAGAGACGAGGATACTTTAATAAGAACACCGATGAGAGTGCTCAGGCTGGGTGCAGTCATAAGTGGGGCAGCTCTTTCTTGGCTGATTTTTCCTGCTTGTTATATAATTTGTCTAACTCCTGTCTTTAAGTTGTCTGTGTTATTTGTAACTTTAGTCGGGGGGACTATCGGGTATGTACTTAATTTAGTTTCAGAAAGTTGTAATTTGAAATCTTTAGGGTCTTATCATAAGACTGTGTTCTTTGGTTCTATATGATTTTTGCCTTTTTTATCCACCTTGGGGGTGGTTCCTGGGGGATTATCTCTTGGAGGACTTTTTCACCAAATTAGAGATAGGGGGTGATCAGAATATCACGGGGGCCAGGGAATTTATTTTAATTTAAGGGGGCTTAGGCAAGTTCTGCAAGTAATCCAAGAAAATAGGATTAAAATTTACTTATTGGTGATATTAGTTTGAATGGTGGGGCTATCTTTAATAATTTAA
- the ND4 gene encoding NADH dehydrogenase subunit 4 encodes MLKFVFMVLLMTLCSNSWLSVQLSLFLGSLLFSVLCLSGFGEFQYGWSLGVDWIGYLLILLSFWILALALGASEGVKRGFTFSGVFLIVNLFLLLSLILTFSCLDYLLFYICFESSLVPTMILILGWGYQPERLQAGVYMLFYTLFGSLPLLISFLSLYNLGGTMVMSLSECPELEFSLSLIWYVASVVAFVVKLPMYLVHLWLPKAHVEAPVAGSMILAGVLLKLGGYGLIRVCPLFSKVGVSLSWVWISLGLVGGIIVSLICLRQGDMKSLIAYSSVAHMGLVLCGLMLCSWWGVCGAVAVMVGHGLCSSGLFCLANVSYERLGSRSLFISKGLLSFMPTLCLWWFALSVGNMAAPPTLNLLGEVSLIVGVISWSSWAGLGVIFLSFLSAAYTLYLFSLSQHGKYFSSVFSCCSGEVREYLVLMLHWLPLNILILVGYMFVT; translated from the coding sequence ATGTTAAAGTTTGTTTTTATAGTTTTATTAATAACCTTGTGTTCCAATAGTTGGCTGTCTGTTCAGCTTTCTCTTTTTTTAGGTAGTTTATTGTTTAGTGTGCTCTGTTTAAGGGGGTTTGGGGAGTTTCAATACGGCTGAAGTTTAGGGGTTGACTGGATCGGTTATTTATTGATCTTACTTAGGTTTTGAATCTTGGCGTTAGCTTTGGGGGCCAGGGAGGGGGTTAAGCGAGGTTTCACTTTTAGGGGGGTGTTTTTAATTGTTAACTTATTTTTGTTGTTATCCTTAATTTTGACTTTTTCATGTTTAGACTATTTGTTGTTTTATATTTGTTTCGAGAGTTCTTTAGTTCCTACTATAATTTTAATCCTAGGCTGGGGCTATCAGCCCGAGCGGCTGCAAGCCGGTGTTTATATGTTATTTTATACTTTATTCGGGTCTCTTCCTTTGTTGATTTCTTTTTTAAGATTGTACAACTTGGGCGGCACCATAGTAATAAGTTTAAGGGAATGTCCGGAGTTAGAGTTTAGTTTAAGCTTGATTTGGTATGTCGCAAGGGTGGTAGCTTTTGTAGTAAAGTTACCCATGTATTTAGTTCATCTATGGCTTCCCAAGGCGCATGTAGAAGCCCCTGTGGCTGGTTCTATAATTTTAGCTGGGGTCCTACTTAAGCTAGGGGGCTACGGGTTGATTCGTGTTTGTCCTCTTTTTTCTAAGGTGGGAGTTAGTCTTAGTTGAGTTTGAATTAGTTTGGGTTTAGTGGGTGGTATTATTGTGAGTCTGATTTGCTTACGTCAGGGAGATATAAAATCTTTGATTGCTTATTCTTCTGTTGCTCATATGGGCTTAGTTTTATGCGGGCTGATACTTTGCAGCTGGTGGGGGGTTTGCGGGGCAGTAGCCGTGATAGTTGGTCACGGCCTGTGTTCTTCGGGGCTTTTTTGCTTGGCAAATGTAAGATATGAGCGGCTGGGAAGGCGAAGTCTATTTATCAGAAAGGGGCTTTTAAGGTTTATACCTACTTTATGTCTTTGGTGGTTTGCTTTAAGGGTGGGAAATATGGCGGCTCCTCCGACTTTAAATTTATTAGGAGAAGTTAGTCTAATTGTTGGGGTCATTTCGTGGTCGTCTTGGGCCGGTTTGGGGGTGATCTTTTTATCTTTTTTAAGGGCAGCTTATACTCTTTATCTTTTTTCTTTGAGTCAGCACGGTAAATATTTTAGATCTGTTTTTTCTTGTTGTTCTGGCGAAGTTCGAGAGTATTTAGTGTTAATACTTCACTGGTTGCCCTTGAATATTTTAATTCTAGTGGGGTACATGTTTGTTACCTAA
- the ND4L gene encoding NADH dehydrogenase subunit 4L, translating to MVILSLWVCIPLVSLCCGALAFVMKRKHLLNLLLSLEFIMVSIFWFMLSVVGFLGGDSFFLMFFLTLAACEGALGLALLVSIVRSHGSDNFNSFSILGC from the coding sequence ATGGTAATCTTGAGGCTTTGAGTTTGTATTCCTTTGGTAAGGTTGTGTTGTGGGGCTCTGGCATTTGTGATGAAGCGAAAACATCTTTTAAATTTACTATTAAGTTTAGAGTTTATTATGGTTAGTATTTTTTGGTTTATGCTTAGGGTAGTAGGGTTCTTAGGGGGAGATTCCTTTTTTTTGATATTTTTTTTAACTTTGGCCGCTTGTGAGGGGGCCCTTGGTTTGGCTTTGTTGGTTTCTATCGTTCGTAGACATGGAAGGGATAATTTCAATAGGTTTAGAATTTTAGGATGTTAA